A genomic stretch from Ictalurus punctatus breed USDA103 chromosome 2, Coco_2.0, whole genome shotgun sequence includes:
- the nme3 gene encoding nucleoside diphosphate kinase 3 isoform X1 — MICLFLTLFAHVFKTGWTGVNERTFIAVKPDGVQRKLVGEIIRRFERKGFKLAGLKFLQASEEKLREHYWELREKPFYKGLVKYMSSGPIVAMVWQGLDVVKTSRKMLGETNPADSLPGTIRGDYSVEVGRNIVHGSDSVESAQREISLWFKEHELVCWEESTEHWIYE; from the exons ATGATTTGTCTTTTCTTGACGCTCTTCGCTCACGTCTTCAAGACAG GATGGACGGGTGTGAACGAGCGCACTTTCATTGCCGTGAAGCCAGATGGTGTCCAGAGGAAACTAGTGGGAGAAATCATCCGCCGCTTCGAGAGAAAAGGCTTTAAACTGGCCGGTCTGAAATTCCTGCAG GCTTCTGAGGAGAAATTGAGGGAGCACTACTGGGAATTGAGAGAGAAGCCATTCTACAAAGGCCTTGTGAAATACATGAGCTCTGGGCCTATTGTAGCAATG GTATGGCAAGGTCTGGACGTCGTGAAAACATCCAGGAAGATGCTCGGAGAGACTAACCCTGCCGACTCTCTTCCAGGAACCATCCGAGGAGATTACAGCGTAGAAGTGGGCCG GAACATTGTCCATGGCAGTGACTCAGTGGAGAGTGCTCAGAGAGAAATCTCCCTGTGGTTCAAAGAGCATGAGCTCGTCTGCTGGGAAGAGAGCACTGAGCACTGGATCTACGAATGA
- the nme3 gene encoding nucleoside diphosphate kinase 3 precursor (The RefSeq protein has 1 frameshift compared to this genomic sequence), translated as MICLFLTLFAHVFKTGWTGVNERTFIAVKPDGVQRKLVGEIIRRFERKGFKLAGLKFLQASEEKLREHYWELREKPFYKGLVKYMSSGPIVAMVWQGLDVVKTSRKMLGETNPADSLPGTIRGDYSVEVGRNIVHGSDSVESAQREISLWFK; from the exons ATGATTTGTCTTTTCTTGACGCTCTTCGCTCACGTCTTCAAGACAG GATGGACGGGTGTGAACGAGCGCACTTTCATTGCCGTGAAGCCAGATGGTGTCCAGAGGAAACTAGTGGGAGAAATCATCCGCCGCTTCGAGAGAAAAGGCTTTAAACTGGCCGGTCTGAAATTCCTGCAG GCTTCTGAGGAGAAATTGAGGGAGCACTACTGGGAATTGAGAGAGAAGCCATTCTACAAAGGCCTTGTGAAATACATGAGCTCTGGGCCTATTGTAGCAATG GTATGGCAAGGTCTGGACGTCGTGAAAACATCCAGGAAGATGCTCGGAGAGACTAACCCTGCCGACTCTCTTCCAGGAACCATCCGAGGAGATTACAGCGTAGAAGTGGGCCG GAACATTGTCCATGGCAGTGACTCAGTGGAGAGTGCTCAGAGAGAAATCTCCCTGTGGTTCAAAGAG
- the mrps34 gene encoding 28S ribosomal protein S34, mitochondrial: MVKKKRLRLIAEMARKIRAYQELKNRPRDSQRYALDYETMTRPFTGKRLPVLAWQDVRKETPLFRLLAGMRMFGVGRLFTRKSWLEEHTEPCYWKITKVKVDYTAENMDHGKAWGILTFKGKEEASEKEIDKVMYHDWRLVPKHEEEAFTRFEPVPEPPIRHVRYPPLLRAMMLAQQVKELGVDASTLPEPSLPLKRDVLLSKEYFRSQEQQKKEGTPV; this comes from the exons ATGGTGAAAAAGAAGCGCTTGAGACTGATTGCTGAGATGGCCCGAAAGATCCGGGCTTATCAAGAGCTGAAAAATCGGCCACGGGATTCACAACGCTATGCCCTGGACTATGAAACCATGACACGGCCATTCACCGGTAAGAGGCTGCCAGTGCTGGCCTGGCAGGACGTGCGGAAAGAGACTCCACTCTTCAGGCTCCTGGCTGGCATGCGCATGTTTGGTGTGGGACGGCTCTTTACAAGGAAGTCGTGGCTGGAGGAGCACACCGAGCCCTGCTACTGGAAGATAACTAAAGTGAAAGTAGACTATACAGCAGAG AATATGGACCATGGGAAAGCGTGGGGCATTTTGACATTTAAAG GTAAGGAAGAAGCCTCTGAGAAGGAGATAGATAAGGTCATGTATCACGACTGGCGCTTGGTACCCAAACACGAAGAAGAGGCCTTTACACGTTTCGAGCCTGTCCCCGAACCCCCCATCCGACATGTGCGCTACCCACCGCTCCTGCGTGCCATGATGTTAGCACAGCAAGTCAAGGAGCTCGGTGTTGATGCCAGCACCTTACCTGAACCCAGCCTACCTCTTAAACGAGATGTTCTGCTCAGCAAAGAGTACTTCCGCAGCCAGGAACAGCAGAAAAAGGAGGGAACGCCCGTGTAA